A stretch of Mastomys coucha isolate ucsf_1 unplaced genomic scaffold, UCSF_Mcou_1 pScaffold3, whole genome shotgun sequence DNA encodes these proteins:
- the LOC116075080 gene encoding cytochrome b5-like, translating to MAGQSDKDVKYYTLEEIQKHKDSKSTWVILHHKVYDLTKFLEEHPGGEEVLREQAGGDVTENFEDVGHSTDARELSKTCIIGELHPNDRSKIAKPSDTVESNSSWCTNWVIPAISALAVALMYRLYMAED from the exons ATGGCCGGGCAGTCAGACAAGGATGTGAAATACTACACCCTGGAAGAGATTCAGAAGCACAAAGACAGCAAGAGCACCTGGGTGATCCTGCATCATAAGGTGTACGATCTGACCAAGTTTCTCGAAGAGCATCCTGGCGGGGAAGAGGTCCTAAGAGAACAAGCTGGGGGTGATGTTACTGAGAACTTTGAGGATGTCGGGCACTCTACGGATGCACGAGAACTGTCCAAAACATGCATCATTGGGGAACTCCATCCAAATGACAGATCAAAGATAGCCAAGCCTTCGGATACTGTCGAGTCTAATTCCAGCTGGTGTACCAACTGGGTAATCCCAGCCATTTCAGCCCTGGCTGTAGCTCTGATGTATC gcctctacatGGCAGAAGATTAA